The following are from one region of the Vitis riparia cultivar Riparia Gloire de Montpellier isolate 1030 chromosome 9, EGFV_Vit.rip_1.0, whole genome shotgun sequence genome:
- the LOC117921507 gene encoding putative disease resistance protein RGA3, giving the protein MADALLSIVLERLASLIHQEVSLVVGVDTEIQSLTDTLQVVRAVVADAEKRQVKEELVKVWLQRLKDIAYQMDDVLDEWSTSLLKSQIERAESPSMSKKKVSSCIPSPCICFKRVAGRRDIALKIKDIKQQVDDIANQSNRFNFTSRFSNEEPQRLITISAVDISEVWGRDKDRDTILRQLLGKSCDESLGLYTISVVGMGGIGKTTLAQLAFNHDEVKAHFDKRIWVCVSDPFVPIRILRAILEALQGQSSDLHDPEALQQKIQESIDGQKFLLVLDDVWTEDYQLWEQLKNCLKCGGDGSRILVTTRSESVARMMRSTYMHSLGSLPLEQCRELFSQIAFCGKSTDKIEELEEIGKKIADKCRGLPLAVKALGSLMQFKYYKQDWENVLNSEMWELDVFEKKLSPALLLSYYDLPPPLKQCFSYCAVFPKDRTIPVVDLIKLWMAQSYLDSKTDREMEAVGREYFENLAARSFFQDFEKDVKGNIISCKMHDIVHDFAQFLTNNECLIVEDDCENLKTNLSRQKGRHATVIVHGSIRSSLSVNNARNLHTFSCVKQQV; this is encoded by the coding sequence ATGGCGGATGCTCTCCTTTCTATTGTCCTAGAGCGGCTGGCTTCTCTTATTCATCAGGAAGTTTCTCTGGTTGTGGGTGTTGATACAGAAATCCAAAGCCTCACCGACACACTCCAGGTCGTCCGAGCTGTTGTTGCAGATGCAGAGAAGAGACAAGTGAAGGAGGAACTTGTCAAAGTTTGGTTGCAGAGGCTTAAAGACATCGCCTACCAAATGGACGACGTGCTGGATGAGTGGAGCACTTCTCTTCTCAAATCTCAGATTGAGAGAGCTGAAAGCCCTTCCATGTCTAAGAAGAAGGTAAGCTCCTGCATTCCCTCCCCTTGCATCTGTTTCAAACGAGTTGCTGGCCGTCGTGACATTGCTCTTAAGATTAAGGATATTAAACAACAAGTTGATGACATTGCAAACCAGAGCAATCGGTTCAATTTTACATCTAGATTTAGCAACGAGGAACCACAGAGGCTTATAACTATCTCTGCAGTTGACATTTCAGAGGTATGGGGTCGGGATAAGGACAGGGACACCATACTAAGGCAGCTGTTGGGTAAGAGTTGTGATGAAAGCTTGGGCCTCTACACCATCTCCGTGGTTGGGATGGGAGGTATCGGCAAAACAACTCTTGCTCAACTAGCCTTTAACCACGATGAGGTGAAGGctcattttgataaaagaatCTGGGTCTGCGTTTCTGATCCTTTTGTCCCAATAAGAATTTTGAGGGCTATTCTTGAAGCCCTCCAAGGCCAGTCTTCTGATCTCCATGATCCTGAAGCTctacaacaaaaaattcaagaatCTATTGATGGGCAAAAGTTTCTCCTTGTGCTGGATGATGTGTGGACCGAAGACTATCAGTTGTGGGAACAACTCAAGAATTGTCTCAAGTGTGGAGGTGATGGGAGTAGAATTTTAGTGACCACTCGCAGTGAGAGCGTTGCTAGGATGATGAGAAGCACATACATGCACTCCTTAGGAAGCTTACCATTAGAGCAATGTCGGGAATTATTTTCCCAAATAGCTTTTTGCGGGAAGAGCACcgataaaattgaagaattagaagAAATTGGCAAAAAAATAGCAGACAAGTGCAGGGGCTTACCTCTTGCTGTTAAAGCTTTAGGGAGTCTGATGCAgttcaaatattataaacaagATTGGGAGAATGTGTTGAATAGTGAAATGTGGGAATTGGatgtttttgagaaaaaactGTCCCCTGCCTTATTGTTGAGTTATTATGATCTGCCCCCGCCACTTAAACAGTGCTTCTCATACTGTGCGGTCTTTCCCAAAGATCGCACCATTCCAGTAGTGGACTTGATTAAGCTGTGGATGGCACAAAGCTACCTGGACTCTAAGACAGACAGAGAGATGGAGGCAGTTGGGAGAGAGTACTTTGAAAACTTAGCAGCTCGGTCTTTCTTCcaagattttgagaaagatgtGAAGGGTAACATAATAAGCTGCAAGATGCATGATATAGTGCATGACTTTGCTCAATTTTTGACCAACAATGAATGCTTAATTGTGGAGGATGATTGTGAAAACCTAAAGACAAACTTGTCCCGTCAAAAGGGTCGTCATGCAACTGTAATTGTGCATGGAAGTATCAGATCCTCTCTCTCCGTCAATAATGCGAGGAATTTACACACTTTTAGTTGTGTCAAACAACAGGTTTAG